AATGCATGCTTCTTCTTCCGGCAGCCAGAGCGAGAAGACGACATGGTTTAGGCCGCCATCGATCCGATCAGCTGACTTCTTCGGTTTTGCCAGAGGGACGGCGGTTTGGTAGATCGTTTCGCCTGGTTTGCCCAAAGAAGAAAACGGCGGAGGATCCACAGCCGCAGCCAGAGACGGCAGCAGTAACAACAAAAGCCAGCAGGAAACCAGGCGCAACACAGACTCACCTCACAAAACAGAGAGCTTAAGCCAGCAGTTCAGAGATAACGCCAGTTTGATCCAGATCGCGTAATCCTGGATCGGGCACTCCGAACTTGTCGCGCGGTTTTCCCACCGCATGTAATAGGGTGCAAAACAGATTGGCGGTGGTCCGATGACGCTTAGTTCCGTAATTGGGAAACTGCAGATATCTCCCCTCGGTTTTGAGTTTGCCACCCAGATTGCCAATGAGCACAAGCGGCCACTCATACAAACTGGGATGATGTCCCTCGCCAGAATCACTGAGATAGACGATTAATGTGTTGTCGAGCATCGTGCCCGTCCCTTCAGGAACGCTTTGCAATCTCGAAGCCAGTCCGGCGATCAACTTCGTGTGGAATTTGCGGAGTTCGACAAAGCAGTCTTCGGACGATGCTCGTCCATAGGCGCCGCCATGCCCGATGCCATGCAGGTCGGGAATGCCGAACTCGGGAAACTTGCCAAATTGCTGGCCACCACCACCACTCGCCAGAGTAACGACATTGGTAAGCCCCGCAACGAGCGCTGCAGCCGCCGTTTCGAACTGCGCTTCAAGAATTAAGCTGGAGACGCTTGTTGTCGCCCTTTCACCAAGATTGGGCGCGTTCTTCTTTAGCTCTTCGGACATAGCAACGAGCTCTCGTTGCCGACTGTGCAACGTTTCAAAAGCTTCCAGATACCGATCGAATTTTTGCCGTTCGTCACCTCCAAGTTCCGCCCGCGAACGGCGCACGTCATCGGCCATGAAATCCAGCAAGTTGGTGCGCCGGTCGAACGCAGCCTTGCCTGAACCCTCAGCTACGCTGCCAAAGAGAGACTGAAACGCCAGTTCCGGCGAACATATGATGGGAATTTCTTTGCCCGTTCCGGCCGCCGAAATGCGGTAGTTCATTGGACCATCGCCCCCGTTTAGTCCCAGGGCAACGTGCGAAAATGTGCCGGGCAACGCTTCGCTGACCGCGGAGTCGATGGTCTGCTGCATCGCGCCGCGGTTGGCGGCATACGCCCCAAGGGCCCCGTGATTTGCCGAGTGGTCGCTGAGTGCAATCCGCCCCGACAATCCCTGAACGAAAGCCATGCGGTCGCGAAATGGGGTGAGTGGCTGCAATGCTGGATGAAGTTCTTGATTCTTGAGGCTGAGTTCTTCGAGTAGGTCGTTCGTAGGACGTTCGTTCCGCCCATCTGGCCGGCGTTTAATACCCACAGGCACCAGATGGCTTGGGTTCATACCGTTGCTTTGCACAACGAAGACAATTCGTTTGCGATTCGTCTGTTTTTCATCGCCGGCCGCTTGCGCTGCAATCTGTGCCAAGATTGGCGACAACAACGTGGTACCGGTCCCGAGTGCGATCCCTTTCAACAGACTGCGACGGGTCAATTCGGTGTTCACTCTTGGACTCCTGAAGTTGTCGACTGCACGGCCTTGGGGATTGGTTCAGTACTGTGAGGCAGATCGGAGCGGAATAAAAAAGAATCGGACGTCAGTAGCGAAACTAGGAGAGCTTTGAAGCTCCCGCCGCTTTCTCGGTAAGCGCGGTCAGCCTCTTGCAGTGTGAACGCATCATCGAGAGTTTCGTTGCGTCCGAGGAAGTAGCGGAACACGTGACGCACAAACACCTGACGCACACGGTCGGAATCCGCTAGTCGGCGAAGCATTTCGCGCGGATCACCGACTTCTCCATCGAGCCGCTGATCGCCGCTGTTCGCGATCGCTCCCGATGTATCGAGAGGCACTTCACGATTTACTGGTCCCAGTGGTTTTCCCTTCTTATCGACATTCTTCTCCGTGGCCTCCAAGTCACGCACTGTCTCGGTCGTGCGGTAGCGGCCGTAATGATCGAAGTTCTCAAACGGCAAGCCCAATTCGTCCATCTGCTGATGACACTTCCAGCACTTGGCTTCTCGTGTCACCTTGAGGCGTTCCCGAAAAGTGAATTGCGGATCATCAGGAACCTGAGCCACAACGCCAATCGGCAGATCAGGCACAGTTCCGCCAAGCAGTCGTTCGCGGAGCCAACGCCCACGCCGAACCGGATCATTATCAAAATTCGTACTCCAGGCGATCAGCCAGCTCGGTTGCATGAGGATGCCGATCCGCTGATCTTCTGGCAGCAGTGTGGGTTGTTCCTTAGGCCACTCGGCAAATCCATACACGGTATCCACGCCTCCCAGCCATTCCGGCTTATTTTTCGGATTTTTGTCAGGCGGAGGGACTACGTCGAACGGGACTCCGACCAAGGGACGGTCCTGTTTTGACTTGTCAACTTTGGTGTTGTAATTGACGAACGAAAGTTGCGTGGTGAGCAACTCGCGCAAGACCTCGCGGTCTTGCTCCAGAATATGGAGCACCAGGCGATCCGTATCGCTGACCAAGATGTGAGGTACATGCTTGATTTTGTCGCGAGGTTTATCTTTGAAGACATCTGGCGCGCGGTGATATTCGAAATACTCTCGAAAGAATCGGAGCAATCCGGGCTTTTTGATTTTGGGGTCATCCAGAATACGCCGCACATGTGTGGCCGCTTCCTCCTTGGTAAGCAGTTGCCCCTTTTCAACAGCCTGCATCATGCCCCCTTCGCGCCGATCGCCTAACGCGAGGCTCACTGCCCGCGCCAATTCCAAGGGCGAGAGCATTCGCCGACTCGAACCATCTGCTCCCGCTGCTCCTCGCTCCAGGCGATACATCGCGTCAGCGCGGACGAGCACAGCTGCGAGCATGGTTTTCACCGCAGCGGGTCGATCGCCAGCGGTAGCGCACTTTTCATATAGCGCGAGGAAACGCTCGATCTCCTGCGCGTCTGCCTTGCGCCCAATCGCCAGGCGAAACTGAGTTTGCACGGCCGACTCCAGTTGGCTGCGAGCCGGCTCCCGTGTGGGATCCATCAGCTTCACGAACTCTCCGATGGTGTCGTTCTTGCCTTGTAACTTGCCTTCTTTGATCTCATGCGCCGTTTGTCCCGCAACAATTAAGTCAGCATTTCGCAGCAAGACCTCGGTGCTGGGTTCATCAATAGCGTATAACTCCGCAAAGTCCTTAATGCCACGCTCGGGAATCACCGTGAACGGCTGCACAATGCCATCGGTGCGGCCACGATGCACTTCGGTCACAAAGCCTTTGTAGCCGTCCGGGCTTAGCCTCCAGACGCGCGCCGGCGATGACGCCAGTGCAATCGCTGGCTTGCTAAAGAGCAGGTCATGGGGAATCAAATTCCCTTCGTTCGGCAACGAATATTTCTGCCGGCTGGTCTGCTGAGACAACCATTCCAGGATGGTCTGCCGCTTTTTGTCTTCGATGGGGGGCTCTTTTTCGGGAGGCATTAGCCCATCGCGAAGCTGATCTCGTACCAAGATCCAACGCGAACGATCCTCAGCAATATTCGTGCGTAAGTCATCGAGGCGGATATCCCCTTCTTGCTTACTTGGGCCGTGGCACTTCACGCAGTGCGACTGGATGACTTCCTTGGTGAGCACCCACTCTGCGTCTGCTGCAGCCACGATTGCGTTTGGCGTCAGTGCAGACAGAACCAGCACCGCGATGTGACGAAAACAATTCAAGTTCGCTGACTTGGGATGGTTCATAGAGAGTACTTACTGGGCGCTGGAAATCGTGCGGATGAAATATTCCTGCCAGGCGGTGATGTGGCCCACCATCCGCTCCCGCGCCAGTCTTCCATCCTTCGCTTCCAGCGCTTCAAGAATGCTCAGATGCTCGTGCATGGCTTGCTGAAGTGAATCAGGCTCGGTTGCAGCTCGATTAAGTCCCTTATGCAGCAAACGGTAGCGACCGATGTCTTGAGCGAGGCGGCGGTTGCCGCTTGCCTGGGCAATTGTGGTGTGAAACAGGTCGTCGAATTGGGCCCATTGCGAAGTCCAACTCTTGAGCTTGGCCTTGCCCTGCAACGATCTAGCCGCTGCTTGAAGTGGTGCCATCTGCCGGGCATCGAGACGTCCAGCGGCCAACTCCGCAGCCGGACCTTCGAGAAACTTGCGCAATTCAAATATCTCAAAGACGTCGTCGATCGTAATACCAGCAACCCGCGCGCGGCAATTTCGCTCGCGCTGCACAAGTCCGTCCTTGGCGAGTTGACGCAACGCGTCATGCACAGGCATTCGGCTCACACCGAATTCGCGCGCCACCCCTAACTCGCTGAGCACGGTACCCGGGGAGTACTGCCCAGCCAGAATTCCCTGCAGCAACCGGTGATAAACAGCTTCCGACAAAGGCTCTTCGTCGGTGAGTTCATCCGCCCGGACAGTTTCTGTCTGAGCCTTGGGTTTGTGTCTAACTTTTGTCGCCACGGAACACCAGCTAAATGAATCGACTTTCCAGGAACTGCATGCAGTTCACAAAAGCCTACTTCGAGTCTTGGGCCTTTGTCAACTATTCCGCAAGGAGGAACCGAAGAACTGCAAGTTCATGCGCAGTGGAGGATTGCTAGCCCGCGGGCCAGGCTCATCTGTAAAATGCCAAGGCCAAGATAAGAAAGACAAGACCTCGCGCTATCAGCCGGGCAAGGGCCATCGGCCGGATATCAAGCGGTAGTCAATTTCGCAGAAGCCTTTAAACCCCCGCCGCGGGGCAGGGGTGAGAGTAAGCTTGCGCGTGCTGATTTACTTACGGCCGATCGTTGAACGATTCACGTAGGATCTTTTCGTAAGCCTGGGTGGCGGTTTGGTAGGCAGCCTCGGCCGCGGGGAGTTCGCTGGCGCGAATCTTGGGAGCTTTTTGCTTCCAGCACTGGGCGACGGAATCGATGCACCACTGGGCACTTCGCTGGCTCGCGCGGATAGGCTGCTTGTCGACTTCGACGAAGATGGGATTGGTGTGGCAACTGGGGAAGATTCGCAGGGCGATCCAGCTGGAACGTTCGGGAACATAGTCGAACTGGATATCGGTCACGTTGCCGTCGGCGACCATTTCCTTGGTCTCGACAACGTGGCCATTGACGATCAGTTCGACGGGGACCTTGTTCGAACTGCCAATGCGAGCCCGTTCGATATGCCAATAGGGTTTTTGCACGAGCGGCAAGCGGCGGATGTCCTCGCGGGGAGTCTCTTCGAGGAGACCACTTGCGCGGCAGGTGACTTTTAACTTCTCACCTTTGGCGGCAGCCAGAAAACTCTTCCGACCCTTGTCGCCAGGTTCGCCCACACCGAGCTTGTTGATTTTGAAGTCGAGTAAGTGACTGAGTCCATCGCAGCAGTAAGAGCGGCCATCGCGGAGGCCATCAACCCAGCGATCGAAATCGATCTGGCCTTGAATGGCTGCCACGTTTTCACCGTCGGGCTTGGCGACCGCCGCGGCGATTTTCCCCAACGCTTCCTTCACCGGCGGTTGTTGGTCCATCTTTACGTAGATGCGACCGAGACCGACGCGATCGCCATAGATGCAGGGAAAATCAGTCTCGCCGCTGATGCGGCAGGTGTAGCCGCAGTTGAGTGTGTGGTACCAAACGTTCAGTTCCCACACGATGGGCGTATCGACGGCAGAGATAAAGTCGCAGACGTCGTGAACCACATCGACGACGTACTCATTCGCGCCGATGCTGTCGTACGGCGGCAAGTTGTAATTGGGAAGTTGATCTCCGGGGACCATCAGCCCCCAGCCGCTGTGCGAGAAACCGACGACGCCACCTTGTTCTTTACCCCACTTCAGCACGGGCAAGTCCCAACTGGGCCATTCGTCGATTGTCTTGGTGCCGGGATAGTCGTCTTCCTTAAGCCGCAGCAGGCAGAGATGCCCGGCATGCGAACTGGGAAAACCGCTGACCTCGACGTCATAGCGCATCAAATAGTCTTTGGTCGATAGCTTGTTGATGGTCCCTTCGAAATATTGCTTCTGGTAGTACCAGCACGGGCCCCACGAAAGGACACACCCGACGTTCAAGTCTTCGCCCAAGATGTGCCGCATCATATCGGCGGGGGTGACCCCTTCGATCGGTGCTTCGTAGTGCTTGCAACCGGCCGCGTGAACGTGATGGTCGCCGGAGATCCAGCCGAGGTCAGCGACTTTGATCCAACGCTTGAGGCGGAACGATTCACGATGTTCGGCCGCGACCGGAACCTGAATGGTCCGTTTGAGGATTCGATACTCTGGGCCGCGGGTATAGAGCGCTTCGTAGGTGCCGGCGGGAAGCAAGACTTCTTCGCCATGATGGCGATAGACTTGATCGTGAAAGTAGAAGTCGGGAGCGAGGCGGCGTGCACGGGCCGGATAGATGCGCCCTTCGGGATCGCGAAAGACGAACTGACCTGTCGTGGGCTG
Above is a window of Anatilimnocola aggregata DNA encoding:
- a CDS encoding DUF1552 domain-containing protein, whose product is MNTELTRRSLLKGIALGTGTTLLSPILAQIAAQAAGDEKQTNRKRIVFVVQSNGMNPSHLVPVGIKRRPDGRNERPTNDLLEELSLKNQELHPALQPLTPFRDRMAFVQGLSGRIALSDHSANHGALGAYAANRGAMQQTIDSAVSEALPGTFSHVALGLNGGDGPMNYRISAAGTGKEIPIICSPELAFQSLFGSVAEGSGKAAFDRRTNLLDFMADDVRRSRAELGGDERQKFDRYLEAFETLHSRQRELVAMSEELKKNAPNLGERATTSVSSLILEAQFETAAAALVAGLTNVVTLASGGGGQQFGKFPEFGIPDLHGIGHGGAYGRASSEDCFVELRKFHTKLIAGLASRLQSVPEGTGTMLDNTLIVYLSDSGEGHHPSLYEWPLVLIGNLGGKLKTEGRYLQFPNYGTKRHRTTANLFCTLLHAVGKPRDKFGVPDPGLRDLDQTGVISELLA
- a CDS encoding CehA/McbA family metallohydrolase, which encodes MRAILRGAAGSRAYVRSLLATLALLFLASNPLRSAELEIVRAVEVQPVKSQAKRLVDALKFLGEPLTKDELAKLDAALETTDAADALEAIQKVFDARALAGVNINPESRVSVTRGAAKADLNEQGWRVYLIKVHNEAGVTAALRMTSPNAAPMLKTSTASPKPAPTIKLTDVPDRWMDLVAYDSQPLTKELTGLELEYRIVQVYSRDKGKREAKLLFDIGQGTQDLGFRNELAIVFNCEPAVRVRLDVIDDDGQPTTGQFVFRDPEGRIYPARARRLAPDFYFHDQVYRHHGEEVLLPAGTYEALYTRGPEYRILKRTIQVPVAAEHRESFRLKRWIKVADLGWISGDHHVHAAGCKHYEAPIEGVTPADMMRHILGEDLNVGCVLSWGPCWYYQKQYFEGTINKLSTKDYLMRYDVEVSGFPSSHAGHLCLLRLKEDDYPGTKTIDEWPSWDLPVLKWGKEQGGVVGFSHSGWGLMVPGDQLPNYNLPPYDSIGANEYVVDVVHDVCDFISAVDTPIVWELNVWYHTLNCGYTCRISGETDFPCIYGDRVGLGRIYVKMDQQPPVKEALGKIAAAVAKPDGENVAAIQGQIDFDRWVDGLRDGRSYCCDGLSHLLDFKINKLGVGEPGDKGRKSFLAAAKGEKLKVTCRASGLLEETPREDIRRLPLVQKPYWHIERARIGSSNKVPVELIVNGHVVETKEMVADGNVTDIQFDYVPERSSWIALRIFPSCHTNPIFVEVDKQPIRASQRSAQWCIDSVAQCWKQKAPKIRASELPAAEAAYQTATQAYEKILRESFNDRP
- a CDS encoding DUF1588 domain-containing protein produces the protein MNHPKSANLNCFRHIAVLVLSALTPNAIVAAADAEWVLTKEVIQSHCVKCHGPSKQEGDIRLDDLRTNIAEDRSRWILVRDQLRDGLMPPEKEPPIEDKKRQTILEWLSQQTSRQKYSLPNEGNLIPHDLLFSKPAIALASSPARVWRLSPDGYKGFVTEVHRGRTDGIVQPFTVIPERGIKDFAELYAIDEPSTEVLLRNADLIVAGQTAHEIKEGKLQGKNDTIGEFVKLMDPTREPARSQLESAVQTQFRLAIGRKADAQEIERFLALYEKCATAGDRPAAVKTMLAAVLVRADAMYRLERGAAGADGSSRRMLSPLELARAVSLALGDRREGGMMQAVEKGQLLTKEEAATHVRRILDDPKIKKPGLLRFFREYFEYHRAPDVFKDKPRDKIKHVPHILVSDTDRLVLHILEQDREVLRELLTTQLSFVNYNTKVDKSKQDRPLVGVPFDVVPPPDKNPKNKPEWLGGVDTVYGFAEWPKEQPTLLPEDQRIGILMQPSWLIAWSTNFDNDPVRRGRWLRERLLGGTVPDLPIGVVAQVPDDPQFTFRERLKVTREAKCWKCHQQMDELGLPFENFDHYGRYRTTETVRDLEATEKNVDKKGKPLGPVNREVPLDTSGAIANSGDQRLDGEVGDPREMLRRLADSDRVRQVFVRHVFRYFLGRNETLDDAFTLQEADRAYRESGGSFKALLVSLLTSDSFLFRSDLPHSTEPIPKAVQSTTSGVQE
- a CDS encoding GntR family transcriptional regulator; this translates as MATKVRHKPKAQTETVRADELTDEEPLSEAVYHRLLQGILAGQYSPGTVLSELGVAREFGVSRMPVHDALRQLAKDGLVQRERNCRARVAGITIDDVFEIFELRKFLEGPAAELAAGRLDARQMAPLQAAARSLQGKAKLKSWTSQWAQFDDLFHTTIAQASGNRRLAQDIGRYRLLHKGLNRAATEPDSLQQAMHEHLSILEALEAKDGRLARERMVGHITAWQEYFIRTISSAQ